The DNA window ttaaaagtgTACTTAAGTTCTtgtacttaattaaatcttttaatttgatctaaattaattcttaagcttaattaaacctttaattgggttcatgattaaatcaaattggcataTTAAAAGTCTAATCAAGTCcccagacttaatttttatgcaaattcatccaataatcatttgaTTTGACATTGAATCTACATTGTCTTTCGATCTAGGGTATAATAAAGTATAATTAGACTTCTAATTCTGTCTAAAATCCCACTAAACATTACTCTTCAACTTACAatatatattactctttaacTTACAAAACAGGACATGGTGAAGTTTTTAGTTACTCAtgctacaaaaaaaatatatatatatttatattatatttataccaAGAtatacatatgaaaaaaaatgagagttgCTGTCAAAATTCCATTCctctcaccttttcttttaatctatTCCTTTTAGAGGGACTCCCTACTATACTTTCTggaatatcattttcttttaatatttgaaatttctCAACACAACAAGAGATTGCTCTTCTCATCTGGCTTTAAATGTTACATGAACTTTGACGAGGGATGTTGAAGTTAATGTCTCCAATTGATGACTGAATTCCTTTGATATGTGTAAAGCAACGGCTTGTCTACTTTCTTTTAGAAGTAGTTGTCTTCTTTCCTAATCCTATTTACCTTAAATACCTGTCGAAACATGTTTTAATGATTTCATCGAATAGTCAGAGAGCAAGTtggtataaaatattaataataggaATACCACCAATTTCTCCTCATGTTTTTATAGCATCTAGTAgctaaatttcaattatttgtgAGTTTACTAGTTTTGGCTTCTTGAAGATGTTTGCGGAacattttttcatgaaaactttTAGGCACACATGAAGTAAATAATgatatcttattaattattttacgggatttactttgaagaaaaaaataaatataagtaatAGAGAGATAAGTACTTACTgatcaccataaaaaaatcataatctataaaaaatgataaaaatatcttcacctaattttttttttacttgtattatctttttattcaaaGTGTATCATAGAAAGTAACTAAAAGATGCTGCTAATTACTTACTGATCaccataaaatatcttttttttcccatgaGTTAGAGCATATTCTATAGTTGTTAGCAGACTTTAAAGTCGGGTTATGGATACCCGAGAGATACCCAAAACTCGATTGAGTTTGAGTATCAAACACCCATACCCATTAGGTATAAATAGTAATTTTGGGTTTAGATTCAGGTATGGACTAGTTTAACTCACGCTTCACCGCggattatatcattttttttcaaaataatatcggGCATACAAGCTACTTCaatgtattttataataaaaaagtttaaagtgTAAATTGAAAAGTCTATGCAAGTATCTAgttaaataaatcgataattatttatgtaaataaatgaaaaaaatcgttaacaataatcaaaagaaaaattaaaaaattaagagaagaatGCAGATTAAGATGTTCAATCATACAAAATAAGATATTCACTCGATTGTGTTCACTAAACTTATTTacttaaatcaataaaagataaatttataccCTAAAAAAACCATGACCTAAATGATAAACACAAACGAAATTGACTGAATAAACCCATGCCCTAAACAAATTACTCAAAGCCGAAcacatcaacaatattatttaaaaatgaatatttttattttgaaaaataaacttcatttgtataaaaccaaaaaataataataaatgaattagaatactatcttgaaaaatcaaacacaaacaaaacaattctaaaaaaaacttatattataaaAGGCATGTAAAACCTGTgacttggatcatgagaccagaacaaactcatagaaaataaattgaagataatcacaaaactaatattaaaaaaaatacagaatgATAAGATTGTATGGAGCCGaatccccaacaaatcaaatgtcaaaagatgaaatcatgaaaaaaatcaattacagaaaagttctaaaaaaaatgagagcgaaaaaacaattcattagagggcaaataaaaatttgatttgacatGTGCTCCATAGTGGgctgtaacttttttttcagaaaaaaacttgagtatAGAGGTTATttcaatatgtatttttacacaacaaaaattattagtgTAAATCAAAAAGTCTATCCAAACATCTAATAATCATATatgtaaataaaagaaaaaacattaataataattaaaagagaaagtggaaaaattgagagatgaacgtagatcaaaatatttaatctcgtaAAATGAGACATTTAGCTGGTTGTAtcaactgaattttttttattaaaattaataaaagataatagaaataaaaacacaaatgaaatcgggtgaataaaataaaaaacaatgcaaaacaaaataaataacaattaaaagaatcagGATTTAATGAAATCGGgtgaacataaaattaattgaaattaaatgtgTTAGGGGAAAATGTAATGAAATTTAATGTTtagggatgaatttgaaaaaaaaaaacaaatcaatcaagaaaatgactcgaaacaaaagaataacaattaaaagaatgaggatcaaatttgataaaaagaataaaagaaatcaaatgacCAGGtatgaaatcaaaaataaaatccaattagaaataatcaatgtaattaaaataattgcaattaaaagaaaagggactgAATCAACagaaaaaggaaattgaagggttgatataattttttgcatGGCCAACATGTAACccgaagaagaaaaagaaggaaaagaaagaaaaagaagaaaagaaaattagccCCAAACCCAATCGAACCACTATACACACGCTACCCAGAGAGGAAGAGGATACCGAGACAAATCAAATGATGCGGCGGAAGCACGATTAACACCATCAAAGTTAGTTGCACGTGCCACCCGAAGACGACAGATCGACTTAAGTGTGCAAAGCATGTGTCAGtagtttatcatttttttgtacaaaattgaaaatattcttaggattaaacaataataataataaaaaaaccattatgaaaTTACAACCAAGCCTTTAAAACCAAggctaaaaaaattagatgttaAGGGTAATGGAGTAATTATATTGTTCAATGAGAAACAAAATTACTATAAGGCACTTAGACCGAAGATTATAGCTATTTACTTTTTAAGATCAATACGGTAATTGTACtattaaaatcaacataaaattacTACAACACCCTCCATTAGtcttgaaaataacaaataaatcaataaaaaaacaacaataatacccTAATACCAAGCCTTCCGAGTTGTGAAATTCTATTATGCAAGTTCACAGTAGAATGTGTTTTGGTAAACAGTGCACATACAGTAGAGATCCCATAAAGTATAGAGTTTTactaataaactaataaaaaaaaaacaataccctCATCCTAAGCCTTATGAGCTATGAAATTCTACTGTACAAGTTCATAGTAAcctagttttgaaacccggaccgaCCCGACGGGTCGACCTGGGACTCGGTCGATCCGGGCTTGGGATCGTCTGAGTCTAAGTAAAAACCCGACTCGGAGTTGGCCAGGCAAAACCCGATCGACCTGGTGGGTCGACTTGGAACGCAGGTGACCCGGgcaaacccggctgagacccgacctcttttttttatatatacatagcTGTGAACGCTGCAGAATTGCAGATAGAGAGAACCTAATTGaagaaaagcaatttcaatccaTAGCTCCTGTGCCCGTAATACGTCTCCACCCCAAACACGACGTCCCCTCCATCAATGGGCTCTACCCTTATCGGCAGCCTCTCGTAGTGATCCCTACTCGTTCCCTCCAATTCATTGAGCCTGGACAACCCCTGCCTCGACACAGCGTATCAGATGTTATTTGATTAAGGAACGGTTAAATGAATCAACTGAGTTTTATAGTTTGATGAGAAAAGAAGGTGTTGTGCCTGTTTCTTTCATATTTACTGCTCTTTTTAAGGCTTGTGGTGCTAAAATGGATGTGGGTTTGAGGCGACAAATTCATAGGCAAACAATTTTGGTTGGGGGGTTTGGTGAGGATTTGCATGTTGGGAATTCTATGATTGATATGTATATAAATTGTGGGTTTTTGGAGTGTGGGCGAaaagtgtttgatgaaatgtcCAATATGGATGTGATTTCTGCTTATGCGAAGAGTGGGAACATGGAGAGTGCAGAAGAGTTGTTTGATgggttatttgatttttaattttttttgaattgatccaggtcaacccatctgacccatAACCCAATTATTAGACCGGATTAATCACcaggtcgggtttcaaaactatacatATTAGAATATCTCTTGATCCCAAATTCAACTCAAGGTAACCATTGTCTTCTTTAGCTGCCGCTAAACAACAGGTCTGGGCCTCAAATATCTGGGCTTTAGCCTCAAACCATCTTCCGGTCCCGACTTCTCCACATTTGTATCCAAGGGCAACAGCAGTGGCAGGGAGCAAACACCACCGTAGTTCACGATTAGAGGCATGAAAGTCGGCGGAGGAGTGTTTTATGGAGCTCCACGCGCCACCTCATTCCTTCTCGGCCTCCGCAGACATACTACGCTACGcactttttcttgttcttcatttCCTGGTAGATACCATTATTTATACAATTTTGTCGTTgcctttatttctttgtttttaacaatGTAATGTTGATGAAAATTTACAGACCATATCGGTTTTATCAAAGAAGTGGCTGCAACTCAGCCTCCTAAGCATTTGTCTCATTTGTTGAGGATGTTAAAGACAAAAGGTAGATATTGTCAAGAACAAAACTCACTCACTATTCAACTCTTGAAGAACAGAACTTTaacattcttgaatttttttaaattaattgatttatcattttttttatcaggttatttGCTTTATTTGGCTTGTAACTCttggtttgtttttgggtttttctttttgagtCGTGCTAAAGATTGGCTAGGATAATGAATGCTACTTGGTTTATGTTTTCTTTGGTGCTTATTAACTTATGTGACAAGAGGTGCATTTCTAGTCTATAAAGTCTTATTTTTGCtgtaaatgtttcttttttgagGTTGCTGAACTTCTGCTGTAAAGTGAAGTGCGCAATATCAGATGCCATTTGGAGATTTATCATCCATGGAGCCATCAActcatattttcaaataaattgtaTATATTGTGATGTGCAAAAAAGACCTTCCTTCCCGAAAATATGTGAACAAATACCTCGTGGTGACTAACAAAGCTGGTTGACGAGGCTATAATGATGTATTATGTTTGTGTAATAATAGCATCCTTGTTTTTGTTCAGTTTCCTTGTCATCTAAACAACCTCTCCTTAAATCTTGTTGCATTAAATCCTTGGTAACAGGTGAATCTATTGTTTCTCCTAGAGCCAAGAAAGGGTTGTTCCCTCTTGCCATTCCACTGGCTAGAAACAGTTCAGGTATTGATGAATGCAAGTTGTGGGGACTTactatttttaagatttgagaAGCAACTAATTTTTAGCATGATACATGTGATTTATTTGTGCGAATAGATGCTGTGATTGCGCTGCTGAGATGGCCAACAGCACCACCTGGGTAAGAGTCTCAAATTATTCATGgtctttgtttgttgttgtttttctttccctGCAGTCATTGTTGTCTGATGTGTCCAGGATGGAAATGCCAGTGGTTGAGGTTCGTAAACATGGAGTTTGGCTTTTGGCAAAGACTGTAAGTTGAGTATGCATGCTGCTGCTCATGGATATAACCAGTAGTCAGACCCTCCTTGTGTAAAGAAATTTCACTAACAACATAATTTTTGTCATGGTACAGGTAGATCAATATATTAATCGAATCCTGGTCGAGGAAGATGCTGATATTTCATCAGAAGGCAATGCTGATCTATTTCATGCTGCAGCTGATGCTGGAGATAATCTTTATGAAAAGGGTGACTATGCCAAGTCTCAGATTTTAGACCTAGATGTATATCTCTTAAAAAAGGTACAAATTGTACTGTAATTAGCcataaaaacttttttctttctttgattcgaTCGAGCTAAACAAATTTGAATTCCTAGCAGTGGACACTTTGGAATCCTCAAATTCATcatcattctcttaattgaattttaattgttaaaagGTTTATTTTCAGGTAGGTTTGTTTCCAGATGTCTTAGAGCGCAAAGTGATGCTCCATTTGCAGAAAGGAGATCATGTAAGACTAACCTAACTTTGGTTACTATTTGCAAGCAGCATGGATTTGCTTGCGAGTCTGGGTGGCTAACTGTTTGCATATGCATGTTTGTAAAGGTTTCAGCTTTAGTGATTGGGGAGTTCTATACAAAGAAAAAGCATTTTCCAGGATTTGCAAGGCCTTTTGCATTCAATGCAGAGGTTATGCTGAAGTTCGTATGATTTTCTTCTATTGCTagctacaaaaaaaatgttctgaATTTTCAGTTTgtcatttatttcctttttcatttcaGAAGAAGCCTCTTATACTTTCTACAGGATTGGACGTAAGTTAGAAGCTAAAGATGCTGCCAGGGGAGCTTTAAAATCACCATGGTGGACCCTGGGTTGCAGATACCAGGCATGGGCTGCTCAGATAATTTCTCTTTACCATTTTATTGTACTGTGTTGtgttttctcttcctttcttgAATTTATATTGTTGAGGTTGGAGTCCTATCCAGGATGTTGCTCAGATAGCACAATGGGAGGATGAGCAAATTgagtatattaaagaaaaaatgaccGAAGAAGGAAGGCAAGAAGACCTTAACAAGGGAAAAGAACCATCGCAGGTTTCCTTCAGTTTTATAATGTATCTGTATATGCTGGACTTCACTATGAAGCAAATTCATAGCGAGTGTGTATGTTGATCCTTGTCTTTCAAACTTGCAGATTGCATTGGATGAAGCTGCATTTTTGTTGGACTTAGCTTCTGTTGAAGGGACTTGGGATGAAGCTGCGGAACAGATAGCTGAGTGCTATAAACAGGCTGGACTTCACGATGTTGCAAGATTTATCCAATATAGAGATTGAGTGTCTAGGTTGGTAGATATAATCAATCGAACATATTTATGCTGAGtcaatttggattttgaaattCCATTTTCAGTTTTAAATACAC is part of the Populus trichocarpa isolate Nisqually-1 chromosome 7, P.trichocarpa_v4.1, whole genome shotgun sequence genome and encodes:
- the LOC7483102 gene encoding protein IN CHLOROPLAST ATPASE BIOGENESIS, chloroplastic, translated to MKVGGGVFYGAPRATSFLLGLRRHTTLRTFSCSSFPDHIGFIKEVAATQPPKHLSHLLRMLKTKGESIVSPRAKKGLFPLAIPLARNSSDAVIALLRWPTAPPGMEMPVVEVRKHGVWLLAKTVDQYINRILVEEDADISSEGNADLFHAAADAGDNLYEKGDYAKSQILDLDVYLLKKVGLFPDVLERKVMLHLQKGDHVSALVIGEFYTKKKHFPGFARPFAFNAEVMLKIGRKLEAKDAARGALKSPWWTLGCRYQDVAQIAQWEDEQIEYIKEKMTEEGRQEDLNKGKEPSQIALDEAAFLLDLASVEGTWDEAAEQIAECYKQAGLHDVARFIQYRD